A section of the Microbacterium forte genome encodes:
- a CDS encoding dephospho-CoA kinase, translating to MVRLLITGMSGVGKSSVLRELEERGYPVVDTDYGHWTTEAGLWDDVLMGALLGESTEVVVSGTVENQGDFYDRFDHVVLLSAPIAVLLDRVRRRTTNPYGSTAAEQEEITSNQASVEPRLRATATVEIDATQSLEYVVDRIEELLRGADRST from the coding sequence ATGGTTCGCTTGCTCATCACTGGTATGTCGGGTGTCGGCAAGTCGAGCGTACTCCGCGAGTTGGAGGAGCGGGGCTACCCCGTGGTCGATACGGACTACGGCCACTGGACCACCGAGGCGGGGCTGTGGGACGACGTTCTCATGGGTGCTCTGTTGGGGGAGAGTACCGAAGTGGTCGTGTCCGGCACCGTCGAGAATCAAGGCGACTTCTACGACCGCTTCGATCACGTGGTTCTGTTGTCGGCGCCCATCGCGGTACTTCTCGACAGGGTACGGCGACGCACCACGAACCCCTACGGCTCGACCGCAGCTGAGCAGGAAGAGATCACGTCGAATCAGGCGTCGGTTGAACCACGGCTCCGTGCGACGGCGACGGTGGAGATCGACGCTACGCAATCCCTCGAATATGTGGTCGATCGGATCGAAGAGCTCTTGCGCGGCGCTGACCGTTCCACGTGA